Sequence from the Cellulomonas fimi ATCC 484 genome:
GAGCGGCACGTCGATGTCGACGCCGCGCAGGTTGTGCGTCGACGCCCCCCGGATCTCGAGCGCGCCGGTCGACGACCGCACCGACTCCTTGAGCCGCGCCCGGTCGTCGAGGTGCCGCCCGGTGACGGTGCCGCTCGCGCGCAGGCCCTCGACGGTCCCCTCGTAGCAGATGGTCCCGCCGCCGGTCCCGGCACCCGGGCCGAGGTCGACGACGTGGTCGGCGATCGCGATGGCCTCGGGCTTGTGCTCGACGACGAGCACGGTGTTGCCCTTGTCGCGCAGCTGCAGCAGCAGGTCGTTCATGCGCTGGATGTCGTGCGGGTGCAGGCCGATCGTCGGCTCGTCGAACACGTAGGTGACGTCGGTCAGCGACGAGCCGAGGTGCCGGATCATCTTGGTCCGCTGCGCCTCGCCGCCGGACAGGGTTCCGGACGGGCGGTCGAGCGACAGGTAGCCGAGGCCGATCTCGGTGAACGCGTCGAGCAGGTGCCGCAGGCCGTCGAGCAGCGGCCCGACGGTCGGCTCGTCGAGCCCGCGCACCCAGCCGGCGAGGTCGCTGATCTGCATCGCGCACACGTCGGCGATGCTCTTGCCCGCGATCTTCGACGAGCGGGCCTCGGGCGCGAGGCGCGTGCCCTCGCACTCGGGGCACGTCTGGAACGTCACCGCCCGCTCGACGAACGCGCGGACGTGCGGCTGCATCGCGTCGACGTCCTTCGACAGCAGCGTCTTCTGGATCTTGGGGATGAGCCCCTCGAACGTGATGTTGATGCCCTCGACCTTGATCTTCGTCGGCTCCTTGTAGAGCAGGTCGTCGAGCTCCTTGGCCGAGTACCTCCCGATCGGCTTGTCCGGGTCGAAGAACCCGCTGCCGCGGTAGATCCGCCCGTACCAGCCGTCCATCGTGTAGCCGGGGACCCGCAGCGCGCCCTCGTTGAGCGACAGGGTCTCGTCGTACAGGGCCGTCCGGTCGAAGTCGGTCACGGCGCCCATGCCCTCGCAGCGGGGACACATGCCGCCGAGGACGGTGAACGACGCCTTCTCGGTCTTCGTGCGGCCCTCGCCGCGCTCGACCGTGATCGCGCCCGCGCCGCGCACCGACGGCACGTTGAACGAGAACGCGTTGGGCGAGCCGATGTGCGGCTTCCCGAGCCGGCTGAACAGGATGCGCAGCATCGCGTTCGCGTCGGTCGCGGTCCCGACCGTCGAGCGCGGGTTGGAGCCCATGCGCTCCTGGTCGACGATGATCGCCGTCGTCAGGCCCTCGAGCAGGTCGACGTCGGGTCGTGCGAGCGACGGCATGAAGCCCTGGACGAACGCGCTGTACGTCTCGTTGATCATCCGCTGCGACTCGGCCGCGATGGTCGCGAAGACGAGCGAGCTCTTGCCCGAGCCCGAGATGCCGGTGAACACCGTCAGCCGGCGCTTCGGGAGCTCGACGCTCACGTCCTTGAGGTTGTTCTCGCGGGCGCCGTGCACGCGGATGAGGTCGTGGCGGTCCGCGACGTGCGGCTCGTGCGCGGGCTGCGTGGTGGTCGGGGCGGTGGTCATGCGGTCTCCCTGCGTCGGCGGCGGTGCCGGGTCGGCGGCGGTGCGGGTCGGCGGTGCGGGTCGGCGGTGCGGGTCTGCGGTGCGGACGGGTCCGGACGGGTGCAGCGCCGAGGACGCGGGGAGGACCGCGGGCTCAGAGCTGGTTGATGCGGATCTGGTTGCCGGCGGGGTCGCGGAACGCGCAGTCACGGATGCCGTACGGCTGGTCCGTGGGCTCCTGCACGACCTCCGCCCCGGCACCGGACAGACGCTCGAACGCGGCGTCGACGTCGGGAGTTCCCAGGACGACCGTCGCGAACGTGCCCTTGGCCATCATCTCGGTGATCGTGCGGCGCTCGTCCTCGGTCGTGCCGGGGTCGGCGGCCGGCGGGTACAGCACGATCGACGTGCCGGGCTGGCCCTCGGGGCCGACGGTCACCCAGCGCATGTCGCCGTAGCCGACGTCGTTGCGGATCTCGAAGCCCAGCACGTCGCGGTAGAACGCGAGCGAGGTCTCCGGGTCGTCGTGGGGAAGGAACGTGGTGTGAATGGTGAGGTCCATGACGTTCACGCTAGGCGCGGGTCGCGAGCGGGTGCTTCTCGATTCCTGACCGGTCGCGTGACGCGCTTGGCGACGCACGACGGCAACCCCTCGACGGCGTGCGCGGACTGCGCGCGGTACACGCTGGGCGGCACGCCGACCAGCTCGGTGAACCGGGTGCTGAACGTGCCGAGGGACTGGCAGCCGACCGCGAAGCACACCGCGGTGACGCTGAGGTCACCGCGGCGCAGCAGCGCCATCGCGCGTTCGATGCGCCGGGTCATGAGGTAGGCGTAGACGGACTCGCCGTAGGCCGCCTTGAACTGCCGGCTCAGGTGACCCGCGGACATGTGCGCACCGCGCGCGAGCGCCTCGACGTCGAGGGGCTGCGCGTACTCCCGGTCGATCCGGTCCCGCACGCGGCGCAGGCGGACCAGGTCGGCCAGACGCGCGTCGGCGGGCGTGGTGGTCACGTCTGCGATGGTGCCACGCACCACCCACGGAGCGCACCGTCCGGGGCGGCGGTCGGCTCGCCGGGGCTCAGACGAACGGGTCGCTGCCCGCCGGCACGAGGTCCACCTGCACCGTCGGCGTCGCGCCGCGCCCGTCGGTGAAGATCACGCCCCGCAGCGGCGGGACGTCGTGGTAGTCGCGGCCCCACCCGAGCAGCACGTAGCGGTCGTCGACGAGCTGGTCGTTCGTCGGGTCGATCTCCACCCACCCCGACCCGGGCGCCCACGCCGACACCCACGCGTGCGACGCGTCGGCTCCCCGCAGCTTCTCGCGCCCCGCGGGCGGACGCGTCTCGATGTACCCGCTGGAGTACCGGGCGGGCAGCCCGTGCAGGCGCAGCGCGGCGATCATGAGGTGGGCGAAGTCCTGGCACACGCCCGCCCGCTGCGCGAGGAGCTGGTCCTGCGTGGTGTGCACCGTCGTCGAGCCCGAGCGGTACGCGAGCTCGGTGCGGATGCGGTGCGCGAGGTCGACGAGCACCTCGCCGACGGGCCGCCCCGGCGTCATGGTCGGTGCCGCCCAGTCCCGGACCGCCGCGGTCCGCCGCACGTGCGGCGACGGGAGCAGCGCCTCGCGCAGCCGGACCAGCGCGTGCTCGTCGACGGTCGAGACCCCGCCGGCGACGGCCTGCGCGACCTCCTCCCACGGCATCGTCGGCAGCCGGTCGGGCTCGGGCTGCGGGCGCGTCACCTCGATGGTCGAGCGGGACGTCACGACCAGGCGGGTGTGCGGCTCGGTGACGGCGAAGTACGTCGAGCGGTTGCCGAAGTAGTCGACGTGCGCTGCGGTGTCGGCGGGCGCCGGGTCGATCTCCAGCGTCGTGGACAGCACGCTCTGACCCGGCACGTCGCGCGGGGTGAGCGTCGTGCGGCCGTAGGAGTCCGTGACCGGCTGGGCGTAGGCGTACGTCGTGCGGTGCACGAGGTCGTAGGTGCGGCTCATGCGTCCCACGCCCCCTCGAGCGCCTGCCCCGGCGCCGCCCGGACGAAGTGCACGCGCTCGATCTCGTCGGCCGCGGCGCGCAGCCGCCACCGCATCGACTCGAGCGTCTCCGCGAGCCGCTCGCGCCGCCCGTCCGCGCCGACGACGGCCGCCGTCGCCGGGTCGAGCTCCTCGACGAGCGCCGCGACGTCGCCCAGGAGGTGGTCGCGCTGGTCCGTCGACGCGTGCGGCACGGGCACCGCCGCGAGGTCGTCGGCGAGCCGGTCGAGCTGGTACGCGAGCGAGCGGGGGTTGGTGCGGTCGAGGACCAGCAGCTCGAGCACCTGCGGCACGCGCGCGCCCGACTGGTAGCGCCGCCGCGCCGTGATGACCGACTCGTGGGCCGTGAGCACGGACTCCAGCACCAGCCGGTCCACCGTCGCGGACCGCTCGTCCACGAGCGTCGCCTGCAGGCTCTCGACGACGTGCTGCGCGCGCTCGACCCGGCGGCCCGCGTCGAGGAGCCGCCACCCGACGTCCCGCACCAGGCCCTCGGCGGTGATGCCCGCGACCGCGAGCAGGCCCTCGAGCACCTGGTCGAGGGCGGGCCGCAGCCCCGCCGTCACCGCGCGCAGGTCGTCGCCGTCCTCCGGCTCGCGCCACCGCTCGTCGCGCAGCGCGCGTTCGATCCGCGCGAGCGGGCCGAACGTGTCCGTCGAGAGCTGGTCGCGGACCGCCGCCGCGCAGGCCGCGAGGCGGCGGACCGACCGTGCGACCGTCCCCGCGGGGCGGGGGTCGAGCGCGAGGGCGCGCAGCGCGGGCGGCCCGGCCGGCACGGGCACGGGCGCGTCGTCGTCGCGCTCCTCCGGCAGCGCGTCGGGCGTCAGGCTCGCGAGCAGCACCGCGAGCGCCCGCCCGCCCACCGACGCGGGACGACGGTGGAAGTCGTCCCAGCGGTCGGCGACGACGCGCAGCACGCGCGCGCGGTCCTCGGCACGCTCCGCGTACCGGCCCATCCACCACAGGTTCTCGGCCGTGCGCGGCGAGGTGCCCGTCGCGGGGACGCGCCCCACGACGGCGTCGGCCGTCGTGTCCTCGGTGTCCGCCGTGACGTCCGAGGCGGCGGGCGCGAGCACCCACACGTCCTTGGCGACCGCCCCCGACGCGGACGAGACGACGTGCCCCGCGGCGACCCGCGCCAGGCCGCCCGCCATGACCGTGTACGACGAGCGGTGCGCGACGGCGAAGGCGC
This genomic interval carries:
- a CDS encoding ATP-binding cassette domain-containing protein — protein: MTTAPTTTQPAHEPHVADRHDLIRVHGARENNLKDVSVELPKRRLTVFTGISGSGKSSLVFATIAAESQRMINETYSAFVQGFMPSLARPDVDLLEGLTTAIIVDQERMGSNPRSTVGTATDANAMLRILFSRLGKPHIGSPNAFSFNVPSVRGAGAITVERGEGRTKTEKASFTVLGGMCPRCEGMGAVTDFDRTALYDETLSLNEGALRVPGYTMDGWYGRIYRGSGFFDPDKPIGRYSAKELDDLLYKEPTKIKVEGINITFEGLIPKIQKTLLSKDVDAMQPHVRAFVERAVTFQTCPECEGTRLAPEARSSKIAGKSIADVCAMQISDLAGWVRGLDEPTVGPLLDGLRHLLDAFTEIGLGYLSLDRPSGTLSGGEAQRTKMIRHLGSSLTDVTYVFDEPTIGLHPHDIQRMNDLLLQLRDKGNTVLVVEHKPEAIAIADHVVDLGPGAGTGGGTICYEGTVEGLRASGTVTGRHLDDRARLKESVRSSTGALEIRGASTHNLRGVDIDVPLGVLCVVTGVAGSGKSSLVHGSVARRDGVVVIDQGAIRGSRRSNPATYTGLLDPIRKAFAKANGVKPALFSSNSEGACPTCNGAGVIYTDLGVMATFESTCEECEGRRFQASVLEYTLGGKDIAEVLAMPVAEAEEFFASGDARTPAAHAILDRLADVGLGYLTLGQPLTTLSGGERQRLKLATQMGEKGGVYVLDEPTTGLHLADVEQLLGLLDRLVDSGKSVIVIEHHQAVMAHADWIIDLGPGAGHDGGLVVFEGTPADLVADRSTLTGRHLAEYVGA
- a CDS encoding VOC family protein, whose product is MDLTIHTTFLPHDDPETSLAFYRDVLGFEIRNDVGYGDMRWVTVGPEGQPGTSIVLYPPAADPGTTEDERRTITEMMAKGTFATVVLGTPDVDAAFERLSGAGAEVVQEPTDQPYGIRDCAFRDPAGNQIRINQL
- a CDS encoding helix-turn-helix transcriptional regulator, whose amino-acid sequence is MTTTPADARLADLVRLRRVRDRIDREYAQPLDVEALARGAHMSAGHLSRQFKAAYGESVYAYLMTRRIERAMALLRRGDLSVTAVCFAVGCQSLGTFSTRFTELVGVPPSVYRAQSAHAVEGLPSCVAKRVTRPVRNREAPARDPRLA
- a CDS encoding transglutaminase family protein, translated to MSRTYDLVHRTTYAYAQPVTDSYGRTTLTPRDVPGQSVLSTTLEIDPAPADTAAHVDYFGNRSTYFAVTEPHTRLVVTSRSTIEVTRPQPEPDRLPTMPWEEVAQAVAGGVSTVDEHALVRLREALLPSPHVRRTAAVRDWAAPTMTPGRPVGEVLVDLAHRIRTELAYRSGSTTVHTTQDQLLAQRAGVCQDFAHLMIAALRLHGLPARYSSGYIETRPPAGREKLRGADASHAWVSAWAPGSGWVEIDPTNDQLVDDRYVLLGWGRDYHDVPPLRGVIFTDGRGATPTVQVDLVPAGSDPFV